Below is a window of Acidobacteriota bacterium DNA.
CGGGAATGGCCAGATAGGCGATGGTGCTGAGCGAGGTGGCCATGAGCGACACCCCGATCAGCTTGGGGTTCATGCGCCCGCCTCCGGTAAAGTACTCTTCCAGGTTGGTCTGCCGGCGGGTGTAGTAGCTCCCCAAGAGGATGGTGCCCGCCGCGTAGAGAACGATGATGATCCAGTCGATGGGCGCCAGCCCGCCGCTGCTCTCGAACAGGTTCATGGCGCAATACCGCCGGGGATCCCCTCGATTTCAGTAGAGAGAAATGGACTCAAATGGTTGGAGACAAAGTGGGAATTTGTTGACGCCGACATTTTCGGTAGATCTTGAAGCCGCTGTCGAGAGTGAAGACGACACTCTCCGGATGCTGTTCGGCCATCCGGACCAGGCATCCGTCCGCCAGGGACATGGGCACGTCCTGGTACTTCTTCAGCAACCGGACGACGGCGGAGGACTCTTCGGCAAGGCGGAAGGACAGGTCCAAGACGCTTCGCCTGACCATTTCCAGCACGGCCGTCTGTCCTCCCGAGAAGGGTTGGGCCAGAATGCAGGCTTCCGCCAGGACGGATTCGCAGGTGAGCAGCGGCGGGGCGATCTCAGCCCAGTGGTCCTTCGCCCACTGATGGTGCCGGTCGCGCCGGTTCAACAACGCCACCAGTGGTCCCGTATCCAGGATGACTTTGTTTCTCACCTGCCGAATCCTTCCAAGTAATCCTTGTTCACCGACAGGTCCTCAGGCCCGCTAAGGATGCCCAACAGGTCGGCCACCCGCGACAGAGCCGACCCGGGTTGTTCGGTCTCCAACCTTCCCAGATATTCGGTTAGAGCCTCGCGGATCAGCGCCGACTTGCTGACGCCCTTTTGCCGCGCCGTCTCGGTAATCGCAGCGGCGAGCGGGTCGGGCATCTTCAACGAGACGGTGTTCATCGTATCCTGGAGTAATACTAGAATATCCAGTTAGTAATACCTTGGCCGATGGCGGACGTCAATCCACCACGGCGATGGCTTCGATCTCCACCAGCAGGGAAGGGAGGACCAGGCCCGACTGGACGGTGGAACGTGCGGGAGGGCGCCCCTCGAAATACTCGTTGAAGACGGCGTTCATGCCTTGGTAATAGACCATGTCGCTCAAAAAGACGGTGACCTTGATCACGTCGTCCAACGAGGCGCCAGCGGCCTCAAGGGCCGTTTTCAGGTTCTCGAGTGTCTGCCGTGTCTGGGCCTCGATATCGCCTTCGCCCACCAGATTG
It encodes the following:
- a CDS encoding PIN domain-containing protein produces the protein MRNKVILDTGPLVALLNRRDRHHQWAKDHWAEIAPPLLTCESVLAEACILAQPFSGGQTAVLEMVRRSVLDLSFRLAEESSAVVRLLKKYQDVPMSLADGCLVRMAEQHPESVVFTLDSGFKIYRKCRRQQIPTLSPTI
- a CDS encoding ribbon-helix-helix domain-containing protein, with amino-acid sequence MNTVSLKMPDPLAAAITETARQKGVSKSALIREALTEYLGRLETEQPGSALSRVADLLGILSGPEDLSVNKDYLEGFGR
- a CDS encoding RidA family protein gives rise to the protein MNAGRLNPTSLPTPAAAYSQVVRKGTLITTAGQIAFDADSNLVGEGDIEAQTRQTLENLKTALEAAGASLDDVIKVTVFLSDMVYYQGMNAVFNEYFEGRPPARSTVQSGLVLPSLLVEIEAIAVVD